One segment of Triticum aestivum cultivar Chinese Spring chromosome 2A, IWGSC CS RefSeq v2.1, whole genome shotgun sequence DNA contains the following:
- the LOC123191782 gene encoding uncharacterized protein: MPYPYLRGKLPKNCHWWAVAGRAQKNESHDSSLSFARSPTSTLALAIGLQGRRRRRAARQPAPPARLKPLLSPARSLRGPQPLLRPGHSFPACSPRGPQPLLRLGRWPRHPTPPRRSLLGPSPRLSSHPLSVFSVLFWEADFGGSFSKADFGELMPIVLSIGRLRDGYFTAAEGYVHYFVSA, translated from the exons ATGCCA TACCCCTATTTGAGAGGCAAATTACCAAAGAACTGCCACTGGTGGGCGGTGGCCGGCCGCGCCCAGAAAAACGAGTCGCACGACTCGTCCCTCTCCTTCGCTCGGTCCCCCACCTCCACACTCGCGCTCGCGATAGGGTTacagggccgccgccgccgccgcgccgcccgacaGCCCGCCCCTCCCGCTCGCCTGAAGCCGCTGCTCTCGCCCGCCCGCTCGCTTCGAGGCCCGCAGCCGTTGCTCCGCCCCGGCCACTCCTTCCCCGCTTGCTCGCCTCGAGGCCCTCAGCCGCTACTCCGCCTCGGCCGCTGGCCTCGACAcccgacgccgcctcgccggagtttgCTCGGGCCGTCGCCTAGGCTGAGCTCTCATCCCCTCTCTGTCTTCTCTGTTCTGTTCTGG GAAGCTGATTTTGGGGGAAGTTTCTCAAAAGCTGATTTTGGAGAATTAATGCCCATAGTTCTGAGTATTGGCAGACTGCGCGACGGCTATTTTACGGCGGCGGAGGGATATGTGCATTATTTTGTCTCTGCATAG